In Kaistia defluvii, the sequence GCGAACGGCTGGCGGCGCTCGGCGTCCGGGACGTGCGCGTCACCGGCAATCTGAAGTTCGACGTGCCGCCGCCGCATGCCGCTCCGGAGCTGGTCGAGGAAGTGCGTCGCGCCGTCGAGGGGCGCTCGGTCTTTGTCGCCGCTTCTACGCATGAAGGCGAGGAGGAGGGAATCGCCGCGGCGCATCGCGTGCTTCGCCACCGCCGCGCGGAACTCCTCACCATCATCGTGCCGCGCCACCCGGTGCGCGGCCCGGCGATCCGCGACATGCTGGCCGCCAAGGGGCTCGACGTGGCGATGCGCAGCGCCGGCGAGCCGATCACGCCCAAGACCGACATCTACCTGGCCGATACGCTGGGCGAACTCGGCATATTCTACCGCGTGGCGCCGATCGCCTTTGTCGGTGGAACGCTGGTGCCGGTCGGCGGTCATAACCCGATCGAGGCGGCGCAGCTCAACGTCGCCATCCTGCACGGGCCGCATGTGCACAATGCTGCCGAGATCTATTCGGCCCTCGACCGCACCGGTCGGGCCGAGGTGATCCGGAGCTCCGAGCAGCTTGCCCGGGTGCTCGACGACCTCTTCGCCGACCCGAACGCCATGCGGCGGCGCGCCACCAAGGCGGCCGAGGCCCTGGCGCCCTTCACCGGCGCGCTCGATGCGACGATGCGGGCGCTCGTGCCGTATCTGGAGCCGCTGGCGATCACCGCGCGGCTGCGAGAACGCGAGGGTTCGCCGCGATGATCCGCCCGCCGCGCTTCTGGTCGTTGCAGCGGCTGTCGGTGCCATCGCTGCTTCTGGCTCCCGTGGCCGGTCTCTATGGCTGGGTGGCGGGCCGGCGGATGCGCCGCAAGCCGAAAGCGACGGCCGCCGTTCCCGTCATCTGCGTCGGCAATTATGTCGTCGGCGGCGCCGGCAAGACGCCGACGGCGCTGGCGCTGGCTCGCATTGCCCGGGCGCAGGGTCTCAATCCCGGCTTCCTGACGCGCGGCTATGGCGGTTCGGCGCGCGAGCCGCTTCTGGTCAACCCGGACCTGCATGACGCGGCGCGCGTCGGCGACGAGGCGCTGCTGCTGGCTGAGGCCGGGCCGGTCGTCGTCTCGCCGGACCGTCCGGCGGGGCTGCCGCTGCTCGAGCGGGCGGGCGTCGACCTGATCATCATGGATGACGGTTTCCAGAACCCGTCGCTGCGCAAGGACCTGTCTCTGATCGTCGTCGATGGCGCGACGGGAATCGGCAATGGCCGCGTGTTTCCGGCCGGGCCGTTGCGGGCGCCGCTGCGCACGCAGCTGATCCGCACCGATGCGGTGCTGATCGTCGGCGACGGCAAGCCCGGCGATCGCATCGTCCGTCGCGCCGCGCGGGCCGGCAAGATCATCCTGAAGGCGAAGCTCGAACCGGCCGCGATGCAGGTCTGGGGACCGCGCTCCTTCCTCGCCTTCGCCGGCATCGGCAGGCCGGAGAAGTTCTTCAACACGCTGGACCGTGCCGGCGTCCCGCTGGCCGACGTAAAGGCGTTCCCCGATCATCACGCCTATACCGCCGAGGACGCCCGCAAGCTGCTGGCCCGGGCCGATGCCGAGACGCTCGACCTGATCACGACGAGCAAGGATCACGCCCGCCTCGCGCGCCAGGAAGGCGACCTCGCCAGGCTGCGCGAACGGACGCGGGTGTTCCAGGTGCGGATGCATTTCGAGAACGAAGCCCGCATCGCGGCGCTGATCGCGGAGACGGTGCGCCGGGTGGCTACGCGGTAGCAGACGCCATCGCTCGGGCGCGCAGACTGCCCGCTTCTTCTCTCTTAATCCCGCTCCGCCATCATCCTGAGGCGCTTCGCGCCAGCGAAGCCTCGAAGGAGGATCCAGCGGGCCTCCATCTTGCTGGCCTCGAGATCGAACCGGCGCTTCCTGGACCCTCCTTTGAGGCCCGGCTTTGCCGGGCACCTCAGGATGATGGTCCAGTTCTGAACTAGAGACTCGAGAGGCTGAGAAGGGAGGCGGCGCGACGGTCAGTGGCAAACCGCGCTAGCTGCGCAGCATCTTGCCCGGGTTGAGGATGCCGTTCGGATCCAGCGCCTGCTTGATCGAGTGCATCATCGCCATCGCCACCGGGCCCTTGGCCGCCGGCAGCAGGTCGCGCTTCAGGCGGCCGATGCCGTGTTCGGCCGAGATCGAGCCGTGGTAGCGCGCGACGATGCC encodes:
- a CDS encoding 3-deoxy-D-manno-octulosonic acid transferase, whose translation is MTERAGVALTAYRLAGYAALPLVPLLLAYRTAKGKEDPARRQERYGRATLKRPPGALVWVHAASVGETNAVLPLVRRIVEEGLNVLFTTVTVTSAAVAEQRLPRGAFHQYSPLDITPIVNRFLDHWKPDLAISVESEIWPTKMTRLVARNVPQIFVNARMSERSFKRWHKIEAGKGGLFDKVTMALAQSEGDGERLAALGVRDVRVTGNLKFDVPPPHAAPELVEEVRRAVEGRSVFVAASTHEGEEEGIAAAHRVLRHRRAELLTIIVPRHPVRGPAIRDMLAAKGLDVAMRSAGEPITPKTDIYLADTLGELGIFYRVAPIAFVGGTLVPVGGHNPIEAAQLNVAILHGPHVHNAAEIYSALDRTGRAEVIRSSEQLARVLDDLFADPNAMRRRATKAAEALAPFTGALDATMRALVPYLEPLAITARLREREGSPR
- the lpxK gene encoding tetraacyldisaccharide 4'-kinase; the encoded protein is MIRPPRFWSLQRLSVPSLLLAPVAGLYGWVAGRRMRRKPKATAAVPVICVGNYVVGGAGKTPTALALARIARAQGLNPGFLTRGYGGSAREPLLVNPDLHDAARVGDEALLLAEAGPVVVSPDRPAGLPLLERAGVDLIIMDDGFQNPSLRKDLSLIVVDGATGIGNGRVFPAGPLRAPLRTQLIRTDAVLIVGDGKPGDRIVRRAARAGKIILKAKLEPAAMQVWGPRSFLAFAGIGRPEKFFNTLDRAGVPLADVKAFPDHHAYTAEDARKLLARADAETLDLITTSKDHARLARQEGDLARLRERTRVFQVRMHFENEARIAALIAETVRRVATR